GGTTTTAATGCGTTACGAGCGTGTATCGGCGTATCTCTAAAGTGAGTCATACGCGGAtctgaaatttcataaatttttttgataatcaatgtttcgaatgaaatattttctttcgcgtcCCTTTCGAACCGCTCGACATCGGCTAGAATTTaggtatattttatacaaagccattcgtccctgaagaggttgAAATAACACGAGAAGAATATATTCCTCCTTTCTATTAATAATCCGATGATCGGCGTATTAATAGAAAGAGATTCGCATTATTCAAGTTTTCCCCGCGTTAAAAGTTCCGGAGGCCTAAAAAGTTTCTCCGCGCGCCCCCTGCCACGAAGAAGGCCGAACGAAGATTGTCAACCGTTGGTATCTCATAGCGATGCATTCGAGAATCCCATAACCCGTGGCGCTCGAGTCCCCGTCCATCCGCATCGAATGGGGGTTCCCAGCGAGATTCCAAGATTCCTCCTATAAATACTGCGGAACAGGCGCACGGTATCTGGGTCAGGATGAACGGAACGTGTTTACGCGCGTTCCGCTACGCTCTGTCCGATTGCTGTTGCTAAATATACTGTTTCGATAATAGCCCCCGTTCCCATCGACGGTACAACGTTTAATTCTGTTTAAGCCGCTGTTTTCTTTCCGCGTTGCGAACGCCCATGGAAACCCCCGCGAAATACCGTGAGCCGTTAAAAACGGCCACCATGCTTACCGATCCGATTAAGCGCTACTCGCACAGTAACCTCGTGTCAATATCGTTACGAATGCACTGTGCTTGGCCGATTGAATGGTAACAGTGACTCTCACGATCCGCGTTCCTCGAAGGAAGTCGAGCGAGAGCTGACTCTGAATTCGTATAACCAGGGTCAGAACAAATGAACTAACCGTAAATGAATAGCATGACAACACGTTTCACGGTATCTATCGACACTCTCGTTACGAGGCTTGATTCACAATCGCCTGTTTTATATGGAATcgttgtttatatattttagggATTGTATGTTCTACtgctaccggtcggtaaagtgagTTGTTTTCAAATTACGATTATATACGATGTATGGATACGATCGTATCGACGTTACACTGTTCTCCAGGCAGTGCCGGATTTACCGTAGGGCTAAGGGggcgtatacagggtgtcccaaaaatgtattattccaaaaaattactGTCAAGCGTAAGCGAAGCAGTTTTACAAGTTTACTTTTAAAAGTCTTTCTCCACGTAGACGGCGAAGTTCGATAAGTTTTTTTTCGGGTACAAGGTCGACTCGTTTCGGTCACGAGTATCTTTTGACGAAGTTTAAATATAAGTCGAAGCATTGACCACGCTTAGCTAATACCGATAAATTTACCAACCGTCGCTAGGAAGTTCAACGACCTATCCCGTGCCTGTGGAAACACTTTTCGATATGCTTACAATTATGCCAATGAATTCCGTGAGAACGCCTGCTCGAAAACTTTAATTACCCGAGGAGCGACAAATCGTGAGCCCCTgtgttatacagggtgtcccaaaaatgtatatttttataagatttCTCATTTTGAAAGGctcttcattttcaatataaaagcGAACGTACACATACGCGTCTGAATCCCTCGAGAGGTTAAGGCTGTCacggaaaatgataaatcATGAACATCTCGAATGGTGACCTCTATCGTCGAAGCGTACATGGGCAATGGAACGAGTATAGTCAATTAACAGCGCTGTTTTATCGACCGAGTAAACCTAAGGGCAATGACCTCAATGTTGAGGAGCGCTTGACCTATATATCATTAATGTATCCAGCATGCCTACACGTGTATAGCTTGCGTTCTATTACTCCCATCTACGATCGCGAGCAGTAGCCCGTTCTCTATCTTCTAGCGTACCTTTCGATTCTCTTGTATTTCGTTCCAAAACTAATAGAAAATTACGTCCCACCCAGTAAATAGAGAAAAACATTGACGTTTCGATGAACCCTGTATAAGATAGAATGCGAAGGTCATGCCTCGTATCACGTACGCGTAGTACTTGGTCggtatcatattttatttatttagatcgCGAAGgcgatattaatatacatgACGCGTAGTACGCGAACGTCGTTAATTGAACACTTAGCGATTCGAGAATCGAACGAAACGGAGCTTCTCGGCATTAACAAAGACGAACATTCACGGCCATTGCCAGAGAAAAGTCGCTTTAAATAGCCGACCGACGTTTCAAGTTAGGTCAATAGCGTAAAGTCGATCGCATTGTTTACACGGACGGATTATTGACCAGAACAAATACGAAGTTCGTGGAACGCGTTATCTGGTTATCCGAATGCCTCGCGAAATGaaagttatttcaaacgaTTTCGTCGACCTACCTCAATTCGAAATTGTAAACAGTTACGCGTAAATGCGCAGGTAGAACGGGCCCggaggaaaaaagaaggaatgctgctttgttctattttagtaCGGGAAAGGGGAAGGTCAAAACAGGGCAACATCCTACGAGTCAATGTCCTGTTGATGACAACAGGGAACACACCCGATCGAGGTCGTAAACCGTTCGCGATATTGGACGACAATAACGCGAGTGTCGCTTGATAACACGATTTACAAATGATAGAACGGTCCTGGAAAGATCCGATTCGTAAATAATGGGTGATAGGGCGCGACGGGAACGTTTCATCGCGTTTAATACGTGCTTTTACGAGTTACGTACCTGCCACCTCGAGGGCACTGCCAATTTACGTGTCCCGTGCGACGATAATCCAACGCCAAAGAATCCGATTCAGCCACGACGGGCTGTTATTTTCGTCACAAAACACTGCACATGTTATCACACGACATCGCACACTCTCATTACAATGTTGACTCTACCGTATGATCGAACGTTCGTCGCAAACAAACGTGGTATACGGCGGTTTCACCTTCGTACTCGGCGGAATGCCGCCATATTTCCTGTTGTCCCAACTGTACAGGCACTGTAACACTGTACATCCATAGGCTATGCAACCCTACATGGTGCGTACACTCGATATACGTTTCCGAAATTCCTGCTACGCCCATGTTCTGTTTAGAAAAGTAATACCGCAAAATGGAATTGTGAAACTCTTGTCAGGTGTATGTaccaatcatttttatatgttaataaattaaaaaaagtaagagAGACAATGGAAAAACAGCGGAGAATCAATGTAAAGCGCGGCAATATTTGAAACGGATTATTATAAGAAGGAATTTTGTACAAAGTAGTTTGTTAGAACGcgcaaataaattctaaacaaCAAGAACTGATAGGAATGGTAGTAAaactatgtacatatgtaaagaataacagaattattaataactcaAGTGTCAGCGTATAAATAGGAGACAGTGAAGCCATCTATCGTCgtgaatagaaataattccgttacaatcaaattttccttataattaacttaaaataaaattaaataataaatgtatgaaataataaaaaggttAGAGGATGTGTAATGAtgtcaaatttatcaattttaacaatattttattaataccgATTTTGGTACAAGTTTAAGATGCCGTCACCGatacatttaacaaaattattttctatttttcataaatacgcAATTAATACGATACAATATATTACTTTCTGTgccaaatttatcatttttatgaataattatttaattctgtaataatTATCGACTCTTTAATTAGTACGCTATCTAGTGACAATAatgaaaactattttcactacaaacttgggcctTTTTCCACGGATGACCCCACTAGTACAGCTCACTGAGCGGCTTAATGAGCGGTGACTTTTCTGGATGAAAGCTATATGTAGTACTTTCTAGGTATCTTCATACCTGTTTCGTTTGATGTGCTTATGTTATTTGGTTACAGTAATTAACGACTTGAAGAGGTTATTTAAAAACCAAGTTAAACTTCATTAccaagaatgaaaaaataaaatgtattcgaatagCATTAAACGTAGTCAAATCTGACAAATGCAATTCTATCGATAATTCGATAACACGTATTCACAAATGTGTTAAAAAGGGGACACTTGTCAAGCGAATTAAACAATGATTGCGTCAACGAAAGATTCGTGAGAAAAAGAATGAAGTATCTTCCATCGCCAGGAagataatttatgaattaggaatattcgattaaatatatgtcgccttaataattatacttcAGACACACGTGTGCATAACATGGCTCAAATACAAACTTCGGGTGCTGATGGGCTGCCAAAACATTTTGTTGCTGCCATGCGTACGCTGTTCGATATAATGGATGATCAAAATACAGGATTTGTCAAGTTTTCGGATATCGAGGGTAGATGGCAAGATGATGGAACTCAAGGTCTTCCAAAAGGTGTTTTAGAAAGTCTGAAAAAAGTTACACCATCAAATGGTTTGCTATCTTTTGAAAGGTTCTGCACAGGGCTCAAGATTTGCTTGTTACAAATCCAAACAGAATCTGATCCCAAAAAACATGATGGTCAACCGAACAGACCACCATCCGCGCCAATCCTTATTCCAGATAGTCAAAGTAAAACAACATGGATATCTCCGAATACAGCAACTATAAGGCCGAATAATGCTATGTCTCAGCAACGTACTTTAAGTATGCCACAGTTATTAGCAGGTCGAAAAGATGGTGGCAGTCAATTAGAATCTATGGACAACAGAATTGGTGCTGAATCAAAGTTGAATAAAGTGTATGGACCTCCGAAACCTCCAAGAACAGGTGCTGCATTAGAAGCTAGGActattaatttagacagaAATTTTGACAAATCTGAAATTCGAACTGTGTTACAAAATTGGCAAATGGGTTTATTAATGAACGATGATAAAACTGTAGACAAACGACAGTTACCAGCAGTAAACTATAGAACAGATACTAGAACATTATTGAGACCAACTCGAGTATTGGGAGATGGTAAAGCAGtggatttacaaaataatcaaGTTGGCCTTCAAtctaaaaaaacattaaatcgACGTAGAGAACCTAGACGTCATACGTTGCAGAATGGTATTGATTACAATATGGTAAAGATGTTCTCCTCTAGGATTCCCAACTAATGATCGGTGATTGGTTTTGGGTATGCATGATATTTAGTGACTATTAACATAGAAGATAATTATGCAATAtccattaaccctttgactgctgTACCGATAAACTAGCATTAGTATTGATATTCAAACAAATGAGCAGCAGTAAAAGTAAGTTCATTAGCGAGCAGCAACTTGCCAAATGCATATGTATGCAGTCAAAGGATTAAATACTGCCTAACTTGTAATATAACAGAACTTTATATGACATTCTTATAGATTACATAGTTGGGAAGCCTGTGTTTAAGCCTTTGCTAAAAGAAGCTATTTagtattgttttcatttttagatgaagagaatgaaacaaattgaGCAAGAGAAAGATGTATTGCTTCAAGGTCTAACTGCAGTTGATAAAGCTAGGGAATggtatttgaaacaaatttctgccactcaagaaaaaattaaacatcttGGGCGTATGGGGTCTCACGTGgtattgattttttcattcgtattttttcgatattgcgttaaatatattgtactaacaatatatttcttttctctagGAGCAGTGGACAGAAGCGCAGCAAGAACGTTTGGAACTACAACGTGCTCGAGTACTAGAAGTTAATAGACATTTAGCTGCATTAATAAGCAGCTGGGAACGCGGTGGATTGCCTCTTCATATGAATCTTGCCTTTCTTAGTACACCGACGTCTACGCAGCTTCAACAGGATATGCTGTCTAGGCTAAAGCAACAAAATCATAGATTAACAGAAGTAagataacataaaaaaaaagcaacgtGTACACATATGTACGGAAAATGGAGTGAATTTATCTATAATAATTGTGAAACAGGAAGTTAGTAAAAAGAGCCAACGGATAGCGATTCTCGAACAAGAGAAGGACAACTTGGTACGAGAATTATATAATAGACAAAGCGGTATGGTCCAGTCTCGAAGAGCAACAATGATTCACGAACAACATGACCAAACATTCATGTAAGGTACTAACGATAATTACGCTagtaactttatattttatacacgattatattttacataaatattactttttagaatataaataaatcgatcAGTCATCGTAAAAAGGATTTGTGATCGAAGACACATGCATTATATTCGAACTTCAGGTTAAGTTTGTaaagtatttgttaaatattcgcAATATTGATACTCGAATTTAGTTATATAACGTAAACAAAGTGCCTTAAAAATTGTCATAATCCGTCCAAAAATCTGAACGTCTAAAGATTATTATGTTTccttcaataaattattattataagtaatataCCGCCTTGACCCAATTTTTGATTCCGCAACGATACGATAATTACACATTTAAATCCGGTCACCAGTATCtcggaaacaatttttatgagaCAATTGCACAAATAGTGCACGCGCCGCGATGTGCGCTACATCTACTTCCGGGATGGCGACCGTAGTTGCAAATGTTATTGAACTTTAATATGTGATAATATGGATACTTAATATTCAACGTACCTATTTACGTCAAATTGacagaaaaagtttcaaacgCACACTTAACTCATCGCTATTAACAAAACTAAGATAATACGGACGCAAGTCACACTGTATCTCTAAAACTATAAGGACCTTTTACCAACCATGGGATCTATTCAGAGAAAATCTACAgcttaaaaatagatattagTGTTTTGGTGTTATTAAAGAAACccagaaatattgaaagtttcaaaagaaatgattACGTATAAAGTATACAAGTATACTGAGAATAAAGTACaatataaaatcataaattaaagtattgATGCTCCATTTACGACGacgaattttgttattactcgaaatatcctttcgataataataatttacattggTATTTGATCATGTACacgaatagaagaaaatagagGAAAACGACGATCCTACGGGATCTCTTAAAAATGTTAACGCTGTGTAGTTGATGTCCATGACCGATTAACGCCCCACGCATAATTTCTTGGACTGTGGTGACATCCTAGCTAAGCTCGTTAGCCTGTATTTAGTGAACAGTCGTCGAGGGGCAGTCGACTTGGTCGCCTCTAGTTGCCCAGAGCGTACGGTTCAGTTCTTCAGTTTGGTCAGCGCGGTCAGCGAGTATCGTTGCTCGTCGACAGGGAGGAGCACGAATTTTTTCCTCGCGATAGTGCGTCTGTGAGACAAACCCCCTTTTGACGACCAACCTTTGACCCCGTCAAGTTCGAGCAAAAGCCTATCTGTAGGCGTCGCTGGTCGATTGTCTTCTTTGAGCTCCTCTGCGATTAGGAGGATTATCGTTATCAGAACTTCTCGTCCGGATCTTGTGTGAGGTTTCCTTAGGCCCATCATGCTACCGAGATTGGTATTACCAATAATTCTACCACTCGTAATTATAGGTATGAACTCGCGGTCAAATATCTTTAACTCCATCATTCTTCGAGTTTTATTgtcctctcttttttttttaaatttaaatagtacaaagtttcttaaaaaaaaattacttattcGATATCTGCTGCTGCTTATGGTTACTAACAATTTACGTtgcgatttatttaaaaatgaaaacgttaacattgataataaattaatatatcgagCATTTTTGCTGTCGCGTGGTCAATCACGCGAGATCTATCGGTTCTTCGTTTcacttaaaattataaaggaaatgaattaaGCGGTGAAAAGATTAAGTTAGAAATACGTAAATTAACGAATATGGAAAGCTTTAAATTAACATCGCGAGAgtagataattttttaaacgttaagCGACTATTAATCATTGCTCGATAGGCGATAGATAATTTCCGTTACGTTGTTTGGCATATATAAATCTTCCCTCGGAAGAAACGTATCGGTTCATTCACCGAGTAGTGAGATAAAGTGGCACGATAATGAAGTGCACTTTCGATGAATGTACGTTTTAACGAAGTGCCCGACGTTCCCGTTCCATCTCCCATAATATCGTTTGTAACTAACGATTCAACGGTATGTGGTTATGAAGGGAAGAGGctaaaaagtttaaatagCAGCGCGTGCGAAACAGTCTATAAATATGGCGGTAATAAACATTTCACGACCAAAAATCAATTAACCCACGCAAGCCACGGTTtatctcgttaaaaatttatcaatttagaGAAGTGGGATGCGCAGTGGACACATCCGGTACAAATAGTTCCTCCGTCAGCGTGTTTCCTCGTAGCGTTATCTCTTCAGGGTAAATAAACTGCAGATAGCTTCACCGCGCATGGAACGCTCGGTTGCAGACGTTGCAGAAAATTTTCGAACGCAATTCTTTCTCggaatttttcatgtttttagGTTCACAATAACAATACCGAAATACATTGCTTACGAATGCCTCGATGATCGATTGCTGTATTATATcgatgtattaaaatatattattactttattttagcGATAAGTACGTTGTCACAGGCCTGCGATTTGGATCAGATGCAATATGGATGTCGTATTTATAATGCGCAATGCAGATGCGGTTATGGCTGTTCCTCCGAgtatagatataataataacgagGACTGCAAAGAAGCCCTAAGAGGTAATTACTTACACATGTTGCATAATCAAACTCTTAAATTGTATACACGCCACGTATTAGAagagtattttatttccatagTTATAACGttcttgtttctttatatAGGTAAACGTAGCGACATATGCTATAGATTGAAGCCTTGCTTGAACGGAGGATCTTGCTTGCAAATATCCTCGGAACCTGGATTTAAATGTCGCTGCGAGGGAACTGGTTATTATGGACCACATTGCGATAAACGTTAGTAACCATTGTCGTTAATGAAAGATACTTATATTTACGACTTTGCAGGCTCATAGTTGGTTACATTCAATATCAAGAATATGGTACCTACAATTagagttaaatgaaaaaataaaatttaacgtgTATAGTACGTAGAAAGCACtcgttgaacattttttttttgtaatgaaatgATTACGTTTTTCAGTTTGCCCAGGATTAAGTCAGCTGCGCCTCCGAGGATCGTTCCCCTATGAATGCGTTGTAATCTAATTtacaagtttatttttttactatcATCTATGCAAAATCAAATACACTCAGCatgttaaatacaaaaaaataaacacgtttTGCGAGAATTTTCACATctttgtacatacataataagtatattgtatatatcgTAAAATTCCCATTGATCGCTATTTGTAACTCTTCTCGTCTGTTGCAAATTTTTGACACAGACGTATGACAAATgctagaaataatatttataaacaaaacataattgtttttaaaaaattccgagATTCATAGGAAAAAGAtacatttgatatttttactgtt
The sequence above is drawn from the Hylaeus volcanicus isolate JK05 chromosome 2, UHH_iyHylVolc1.0_haploid, whole genome shotgun sequence genome and encodes:
- the LOC128872463 gene encoding suppressor APC domain-containing protein 2 isoform X1, whose translation is MAQIQTSGADGLPKHFVAAMRTLFDIMDDQNTGFVKFSDIEGRWQDDGTQGLPKGVLESLKKVTPSNGLLSFERFCTGLKICLLQIQTESDPKKHDGQPNRPPSAPILIPDSQSKTTWISPNTATIRPNNAMSQQRTLSMPQLLAGRKDGGSQLESMDNRIGAESKLNKVYGPPKPPRTGAALEARTINLDRNFDKSEIRTVLQNWQMGLLMNDDKTVDKRQLPAVNYRTDTRTLLRPTRVLGDGKAVDLQNNQVGLQSKKTLNRRREPRRHTLQNGIDYNMMKRMKQIEQEKDVLLQGLTAVDKAREWYLKQISATQEKIKHLGRMGSHVEQWTEAQQERLELQRARVLEVNRHLAALISSWERGGLPLHMNLAFLSTPTSTQLQQDMLSRLKQQNHRLTEEVSKKSQRIAILEQEKDNLVRELYNRQSGMVQSRRATMIHEQHDQTFII
- the LOC128872463 gene encoding suppressor APC domain-containing protein 2 isoform X2, whose protein sequence is MAQIQTSGADGLPKHFVAAMRTLFDIMDDQNTGFVKFSDIEGRWQDDGTQGLPKGVLESLKKVTPSNGLLSFERFCTGLKICLLQIQTESDPKKHDGQPNRPPSAPILIPDSQSKTTWISPNTATIRPNNAMSQQRTLSMPQLLAGRKDGGSQLESMDNRIGAESKLNKVYGPPKPPRTGAALEARTINLDRNFDKSEIRTVLQNWQMGLLMNDDKTVDKRQLPAVNYRTDTRTLLRPTRVLGDGKAVDLQNNQVGLQSKKTLNRRREPRRHTLQNGIDYNMMKRMKQIEQEKDVLLQGLTAVDKAREWYLKQISATQEKIKHLGRMGSHVEQWTEAQQERLELQRARVLEVNRHLAALISSWERGGLPLHMNLAFLSTPTSTQLQQDMLSRLKQQNHRLTEEVSKKSQRIAILEQEKDNLVRELYNRQSGMVQSRRATMIHEQHDQTFM
- the LOC128872465 gene encoding platelet endothelial aggregation receptor 1-like isoform X2, whose amino-acid sequence is MLPRLVLPIILPLVIIAISTLSQACDLDQMQYGCRIYNAQCRCGYGCSSEYRYNNNEDCKEALRGKRSDICYRLKPCLNGGSCLQISSEPGFKCRCEGTGYYGPHCDKLCPGLSQLRLRGSFPYECVVI
- the LOC128872465 gene encoding uncharacterized protein LOC128872465 isoform X1 — translated: MNVRFNEVPDVPVPSPIISFVTNDSTVCGYEGKRLKSLNSSACETVYKYGEKWDAQWTHPVQIVPPSACFLVALSLQAISTLSQACDLDQMQYGCRIYNAQCRCGYGCSSEYRYNNNEDCKEALRGKRSDICYRLKPCLNGGSCLQISSEPGFKCRCEGTGYYGPHCDKLCPGLSQLRLRGSFPYECVVI